The following proteins are encoded in a genomic region of [Eubacterium] hominis:
- a CDS encoding DUF4230 domain-containing protein, with translation MKILDTLGKTKKAIGGIVAILIVCALIFFAGMHFGGKSGEPTITSTALTQQLQEVNDLVTMEYNYTKVGKFENSLQLNGWDIPLTTKSFLLTYSGKLSAGVDMSKAEVNVKDHTISVKIPEVAIFSNVIDEKSIEVYDETKNIFNPISIKDYTTFATQQKDKVEEEAIENGFLSEAATKAQSAIRKFLEMIPELKDNYTIEVSFLDK, from the coding sequence ATGAAAATATTAGATACATTGGGAAAAACAAAAAAAGCCATTGGTGGAATTGTAGCCATTTTGATTGTCTGTGCCCTGATCTTTTTTGCCGGCATGCATTTTGGTGGAAAAAGTGGTGAGCCAACTATTACATCAACAGCATTAACACAACAGTTACAGGAAGTAAATGATCTTGTGACAATGGAATACAATTATACAAAAGTAGGTAAATTTGAAAATTCTTTACAGCTGAATGGCTGGGATATCCCTTTAACAACAAAAAGCTTTTTATTGACATATTCCGGTAAATTATCTGCTGGTGTAGATATGAGTAAAGCCGAAGTCAATGTAAAGGATCATACTATTTCTGTAAAGATTCCTGAAGTTGCCATCTTCTCTAATGTGATAGATGAAAAAAGTATTGAAGTATATGATGAAACCAAAAATATCTTTAATCCAATCAGTATCAAAGACTACACAACATTTGCCACACAACAAAAAGATAAGGTAGAAGAGGAAGCGATTGAAAATGGTTTCTTAAGTGAAGCTGCAACAAAAGCACAGTCTGCGATTAGGAAATTTCTGGAAATGATTCCGGAATTAAAGGATAATTATACGATAGAAG